The following are from one region of the Oreochromis aureus strain Israel breed Guangdong linkage group 1, ZZ_aureus, whole genome shotgun sequence genome:
- the zdhhc7 gene encoding palmitoyltransferase ZDHHC7 translates to MQSSNHRLRDMEQHHPLLSAGADVETGSLAAGVMVGGPHVGHTAGNRTLWFIQDSCGMVCATMTWFLVLYAEFVVNFVMLLPAKNFWYSLLNGATFNSLAVLALASHLRTMLTDPGAVPKGNATKEYMESLQLKPGEVIYKCPKCCSIKPERAHHCSICKRCIRKMDHHCPWVNNCVGEKNQRFFVLFTMYIALISAYALGLSGMHFFTCIKLQWNECSEFSPGVSVLLLIFLCLEAILFLTFTAVMFGTQIHSICNDETEIERLKNEKPTWERRMRWDGMKAVFGSSPSLLWCNPFTGLRLRRLMLLTHGRRGGSEFSV, encoded by the exons ATGCAGTCTTCAAACCACAGATTACGAGATATGGAGCAGCATCATCCGCTGCTGTCAGCAGGTGCGGATGTCGAGACAGGTAGCCTTGCAGCCGGAGTGATGGTTGGAGGTCCACATGTGGGTCACACAGCAGGGAACCGCACTCTGTGGTTTATTCAGGACAGCTGTGGTATGGTCTGTGCAACCATGACCTGGTTCCTGGTGCTGTACGCTGAATTTGTTGTGAACTTCGTCATGCTTTTGCCTGCCAAGAACTTCTGGTACTCGCTGTTGAATGGTGCTACCTTCAACTCACTGGCTGTGCTTGCGTTGGCGTCGCACCTGCGCACCATGCTGACTGACCCG GGCGCAGTTCCCAAGGGTAACGCAACAAAGGAATATATGGAGAGCTTGCAGTTGAAGCCTGGCGAGGTCATCTACAAGTGCCCAAAGTGCTGTAGCATCAAGCCTGAGAGGGCACACCACTGCAG TATTTGTAAACGATGCATCAGGAAGATGGATCATCACTGTCCCTGGGTCAATAACTGTGTGGGAGAAAAGAACCAGAGATTCTTTGTTCTTTTCACT ATGTACATAGCCTTGATTTCTGCCTATGCCCTGGGCCTCAGTGGCATGCACTTCTTCACATGTATTAAACTTCAGTGGAACG AGTGCAGTGAGTTCTCTCCGGGggtgtctgtgctgctgcttaTCTTCCTGTGTCTCGAAGCCATCCTCTTCCTCACTTTCACAGCTGTAATGTTTGGTACGCAGATCCACTCCATCTGCAACGACGAGACG GAAATTGAACGTCTTAAAAACGAGAAACCCACTTGGGAGCGCCGCATGAGATGGGATGGCATGAAAGCCGTATTTGGCAGTTCGCCATCTTTGCTGTGGTGCAATCCGTTCACAGGGCTGCGTCTGCGGCGCCTAATGCTGTTGACCCACGGTCGCCGTGGTGGGTCTGAGTTTTCTGTCTGA